The Oncorhynchus tshawytscha isolate Ot180627B linkage group LG08, Otsh_v2.0, whole genome shotgun sequence genome window below encodes:
- the LOC112256145 gene encoding V-type proton ATPase 116 kDa subunit a3 has protein sequence MGSMFRSEEVCLVQLFLQSGSAYNCVSELGELGLVEFRDLNPNVNSFQRKFVGEVRRCEELEKTFSFLEQEINRSLWPPLHGPLPSPCPTPSAPQPRDLLTIEEESERLARELKEVSRNRDSLRAQMTQLSQYKGVLTQTHSLTSSQGPPPPLETVGILEPNRQDVHLSFVAGVVHPWKVPSFERLLWRACRGYIIVDFREMEEQLEHPVTGEMQWTVFLISYWGDQIGQKVKKICDCFHTQTFVYPDSPTEREEILQGLQGRIEDIKSVLSQTEHYLQQLLVRAVAVLPQWKVRVQKSKAVQAVLNLCSPSVTDKCLIAEAWCPVSKLPELQSALREGGRKSGSGMDSFYNRLPCSTPPPTLFPTNSFTAGFQSIVEAYGVASYREVNPAVYTIITFPFLFAVMFGDVGHGLLMFLAALWMVLEEKDPKLRNNTNEIWRMMFGGRYLILLMGLFSVYTGAIYNECFSRGLSPFSSGWHVRPMFDSGEWSSATLKGNNFLSLDPNITGVFTGPYPFGIDPIWGLSNNHLTFLNSYKMKMSVIIGVIHMTFGVCLSFFNYKHFNQLSSVFLVLIPELFFMLCLFGYLVFMVIFKWLAFDTAHSNFTPSILIHFIDMFLFTVNKDNPPLYKGQMVVQKVLVILALCSVPVLLLGKPIHQYITHKRNHWHMAGESRPLLAENNSINAHQGEVETGSHREEEFDAADVFMHQAIHTIEYCLGCISNTASYLRLWALSLAHAQLSEVLWVMVMRIALNGQGYMGSVVLFVVFSFFAVLTVSILLVMEGLSAFLHALRLHWVEFQNKFYSGTGYKLNPFAFSSLINASSAM, from the exons ATGGGTTCTATGTTCCGCAGTGAGGAGGTGTGCCTGGTGCAGCTCTTCCTCCAGTCTGGTTCAGCCTACAACTGTGTCAGTGAACTGGGAGAACTGGGCCTGGTTGAGTTCAGAGAT TTGAACCCCAACGTCAACTCCTTCCAGAGGAAGTTTGTGGGGGAGGTGAGACGATGTGAGGAACTGGAGAAAACCTTCT CGTTCCTGGAGCAGGAGATCAATCGGTCTCTGTGGCCCCCCCTCCAtggccccctcccttccccctgccCGACACCCTCAGCCCCCCAGCCCAGAGACCTACTCACCattgaggaagagagtgagaggctgGCCAGGGAGCTCAAAGAGGTGTCCAGGAACAGAGACAGTCTCAGAGCCCAGATGACCCAGCTCAGCCAATACAAAGGGGTTCTCACCCAGACCCACTCCCTCACTTCCTCACAG GGTCCGCCGCCTCCACTGGAAACAGTAGGCATATTGGAGCCTAACCGACAGGATGTCCACCTCAG TTTTGTGGCCGGTGTGGTCCACCCCTGGAAAGTCCCTTCGTTCGAGCGATTGCTATGGCGAGCGTGCCGTGGTTACATCATCGTGGActtcagagagatggaggagcaaCTAGAGCATCCTGTCACg GGGGAGATGCAGTGGACGGTGTTCCTCATATCCTACTGGGGAGATCAGATCGGACAGAAGGTCAAGAAGATCTGTGATTG cttccacacacagacatttgTGTACCCCGAcagccccacagagagagaggagattctcCAGGGACTGCAGGGCAGaattgaagacatcaaatct GTCCTGTCCCAGACAGAGCACTACCTCCAGCAGCTGTTGGTGCGTGCTGTAGCTGTGCTGCCCCAGTGGAAGGTGCGGGTCCAGAAGTCTAAGGCTGTCCAGGCTGTGCTGAACCTCTGCAGCCCCTCCGTCACCGACAAGTGTCTGATCGCTGAAGCCTGGTGTCCCGTCAGCAAGCTGCCTGAACTACAGAGTGCCCTGAGAgaaggaggg AGGAAGAGTGGCAGTGGGATGGACTCGTTCTACAACCGCCTCCCAtgctccacccctcctcccaccctgttccctaccAACTCCTTCACGGCCGGCTTCCAGAGCATCGTAGAGGCTTATGGAGTGGCCAGTTACCGTGAGGTTAACCCAG CCGTGTACACCATCATCACGTTCCCCTTCCTGTTTGCGGTGATGTTTGGGGACGTCGGTCACGGCCTGCTGATGTTCCTGGCTGCCCTCTGGATGGTCCTGGAGGAGAAGGACCCCAAACTCCGGAACAACACCAATGAG ATCTGGCGGATGATGTTTGGAGGACGCTATCTGATCCTGTTGATGGGACTGTTCTCTGTCTACACTGGGGCCATCTACAACGAGTGTTTCAGCAGAGGACTCAGCCCCTTCAGCTCCGGCTGGCACGTACGACCCATGTTCGATAGCGGAGAGTGGAG tTCAGCAACTCTTAAAGGGAACAACTTCCTGTCCCTGGACCCGAACATCACTGGGGTTTTTACAGGACCCTATCCTTTTGGCATCGACCCG ATCTGGGGTCTGTCCAACAACCACCTGACATTCCTTAACTCCTACAAGATGAAGATGTCCGTCATCATCGGGGTGATCCACATGACCTTCggagtctgtctgtccttcttcAACTACAA acACTTCAACCAGTTGAGCAGTGTATTCCTGGTACTGATCCCAGAGCTGTTCTTCATGCTGTGTCTGTTTGGTTACCTGGTCTTCATGGTCATCTTCAAGTGGCTGGCCTTTGACACGGCCCACTCTAACTTCACCCCCAGCATCCTCATCCACTTCATAGACATGTTCCTATTCACAGTGAACAAGGATAACCCGCCCCTCTACaaaggacag ATGGTGGTGCAGAAGGTCCTGGTGATACTGGCGCTGTGTTCTGTTCCAGTCCTACTGCTGGGGAAACCCATCCATCAATACATCACACACAAGAGGAACCACTGGCACATG GCAGGAGAGAGCCGCCCCCTGTTAGCTGAGAACAATTCCATCAACGCTCATCAGGGAGAGGTGGAGACCGGGAGTCACAGAGAGGAG GAGTTTGATGCTGCTGATGTGTTCATGCACCAGGCCATCCACACCATAGAGTACTGTCTAGGCTGCATCTCCAACACGGCCTCTTACCTACGACTGTGGGCCCTGAGTCTTGCACATGCac aGCTGTCAGAGGTGCTCTGGGTGATGGTGATGCGTATCGCCCTAAACGGGCAAGGCTACATGGGATCTGTGGTCCTGTTTGTAGTCTTTTCCTTCTTCGCTGTGCTGACAGTCTCCATCCTCCTGGTCATGGAGGGCCTGTCTGCCTTCCTGCATGCCTTACGTCTGCACTG GGTGGAGTTCCAGAATAAGTTCTACAGCGGAACAGGCTACAAGCTGAACCCTTTCGCCTTCTCTTCCCTAATCAATGCCTCGTCCGCTATGTGA